The proteins below are encoded in one region of Brassica napus cultivar Da-Ae chromosome A6, Da-Ae, whole genome shotgun sequence:
- the LOC106346042 gene encoding IAA-amino acid hydrolase ILR1-like 4 — translation MSLCKWVSFLLIIHLLNSSQISSSSSLISNGFSQIPPKFLALAKRNDFYDWMVGIRRKIHEKPELGYEEVETSKLVRTELEKMGVSYKYPVAVTGVVGYVGTGQAPFVALRADMDALPMQEMVEWKHKSKVPGKMHACGHDAHTTMLLGAAKLLKEHQDELQGTVILVFQPAEEGGGGAKKIVEAGVLKDVSAIFGLHVTNQLGLGLVSSREGPLLAGSGFFEAKISGKGGHAALPQHAIDPILAASNIIVTLQHLVSREADPLDSQVVTVAKFEGGGAFNVIPDSVTIGGTFRAFSTKSFTQLKKRIEQVITRQASVHMCNATVDFLQEEKPFFPPTVNDKALHMFFKNVSGDMLGTKNYFEMQPLMGAEDFSFYQVSMPGHFSFVGMQNEAHSPMASPHSPYFEVNEEVLPYGAALHASMATRYLLDLKTSSLSNSKDEL, via the exons GTCTCTGCAAATGGGTTTCCTTTCTTTTAATCATTCACTTACTCAACTCGTCTCAgatttcatcttcatcttcattaaTCTCAAATGGGTTTTCACAAATCCCTCCAAAGTTTCTTGCTTTAGCTAAAAGAAACGATTTTTATGATTGGATGGTTGGGATCAGAAGGAAAATTCACGAGAAGCCGGAGTTGGGTTACGAGGAAGTAGAGACGTCTAAGCTCGTTAGGACAGAGCTGGAGAAGATGGGTGTGTCTTATAAGTACCCAGTTGCTGTTACTGGTGTTGTCGGATACGTTGGAACTGGTCAAGCTCCTTTTGTTGCGTTGAGGGCAGATATGGATGCACTTCCTATGCAG GAAATGGTGGAATGGAAACACAAGAGTAAGGTTCCTGGGAAGATGCACGCTTGTGGACATGACGCTCACACTACCATGCTCCTTGGTGCTGCTAAGTTGCTCAAAGAACACCAAGATGAGCTACAG GGTACAGTGATTCTAGTTTTTCAACCGGCtgaggaaggaggaggaggtgcaaagaagattgtggaagctgGAGTGTTGAAGGATGTGAGTGCAATCTTTGGTTTACATGTTACAAATCAGTTGGGGTTAGGTCTAGTGAGCTCAAGAGAAGGTCCATTGTTAGCTGGTAGTGGCTTTTTCGAAGCGAAGATAAGCGGGAAAGGAGGTCATGCAGCTCTTCCTCAGCACGCCATAGATCCGATTCTGGCAGCTTCAAACATTATCGTTACCTTACAACACCTTGTTTCACGTGAGGCAGATCCTTTAGACTCGCAG GTAGTTACAGTTGCTAAGTTTGAAGGAGGGGGTGCTTTTAATGTGATTCCAGACTCTGTAACCATCGGTGGTACATTCAGAGCCTTTTCAACTAAAAGCTTTACGCAACTCAAGAAAAGAATTGAACAG GTTATTACAAGGCAAGCGAGTGTGCACATGTGCAATGCCACAGTTGATTTCCTTCAAGAGGAGAAACCTTTTTTCCCACCTACCGTTAACGACAAAGCCTTGCACATGTTTTTCAAGAACGTCTCGGGTGATATGTTAGGGACCAAGAACTACTTCGAGATGCAACCGTTGATGGGCGCAGAGGATTTCTCTTTCTACCAAGTATCAATGCCTGGACATTTTAGCTTTGTTGGAATGCAGAACGAAGCTCATTCACCAATGGCGAGCCCTCACTCGCCTTATTTTGAGGTCAATGAAGAAGTGCTACCTTATGGTGCTGCTCTTCATGCTTCCATGGCCACAAGATATCttcttgacttgaaaacttcgTCGCTGAGTAACTCTAAAGATGAACTTTGA